Below is a window of Zygotorulaspora mrakii chromosome 3, complete sequence DNA.
AAGCGAGACCGTGAAGCCATTGTCAGGACACAGGCGGTATCTCCGTTTTGGAAATGTATATTTGTATCACTTATCGGATCGTATGTGGAACTTAAAAAATCTCCCAGAGGTACTGTAATCGTAGTACCTGCGAAGGTGAAGTCTAAATGGACTCCTAAGTTTGCGACGGTACAAGGTACTAACCAATTCCCTAGgctttcaacaaaaattgcCCCTACCTGCAAAGCAACTTGTACAATAGTATCTAAGGGTAAGTAATTTACAGTGTATCTTGAATCTAGTAGAACAGGTTGTAAAAATTCTTCCGCCGTCATATTCAATGATTTACCCGTATTGGAGACAATGTAAATAGGCCCCATTGGTAAAATAGGATAACTTGACGTTAATCCATCAGTATAGGGATCATATGACGGTATCATGTCAAGCTTCGTCAATGGGCCATAATAGAGACTTGGGTCCACTGCACCAAATATTAATTTACCAGAATTGGCATATGCGCTTTCGAGTACCTgtgatgatgaggaaggAGCAGTATCTGCGCCTAGCCATAAAGAATACGAAGAACATTCAATAATCCCCATATCAGTCAAAATATctaaaaagaagaatctgTTGTCAAAATTGTCACTATTAAGCTCTGAAGTTGTGTTCGATATTTTTGCACTTAACCCCAATGATCCTTTGGTCAAATAAGACGCAAAGAAAGCGTCAAAAAATGACGCATTGGCAATAGAAAGATGTGTTGAATAGAAACTGACATTATTAGGTGAGTTTCCACTTGATTCTTCGTCGATGTGATCTTCACCCATATCTAAATTCGtaaaattcaaattatcCATCACTGCTGTTCCATTTATACGAATACTGTCTAGAAAGTGAAAATCATAAATGTGCCCATCACTTAAACTCGTAGCAGTCTCAGAATCATTATATTCATATTTGGTGGAAGAATTACAGCCAACAACTGAACTATTGCAAGTAGACAACTGGTTATCTGAGAGTACCCACAAATAGGGTTGTGCAATATCTACTCTCAAACCCTGCCGCTGAGCTGGCGTACCAAACGTTACGTTAACGTAATATAACGAGTTCCCATCCTTTCCAACAACAACCGTAGGAAACTGTGCACTTCTCGTCGTACTTGTTTCCGTCCCATTTGCAGATGCAGAATGATTTTCAGCAAGGCAACAACACAAAAGGAGAGACCATGTAATTAcgaaaaaagattttcttcGATCCACCGGAAGCATTATCTGCTGTGCGTAGAATAACTtctccttcaaaatttatTTTAACAGGCTCTATCTGGCTTTGTTATTAAGCGGTTTATACGGGAAGTGGCAGTTCAATTGAAATCTTAGGAGACTTATAGAGTAACTTAATCGCTTGAAACGGCAAGAGTTTCAGACTGTTTCGAACGTCACACACACACAAACACACATACACGTATagatacatatatatatatatatacctGTATATTGACAAGTTCAATTGCCTTTTCTCATATTGGGTAACGAGCCTTGATTGATGACCCTATGAACAAGGAGTGGACAACCCAACCTCGACTCAACAAAAAGATCTATACGTCTAATCTTgctttgcaaaattttgaatcacTCTATGTTTCTTCAataagttttttttttgttttggtCATATACCATAACTTTACATAAACTGGTTTTTAAAGAAATCTGATTGATATTATATATAAGCAAGAGATACTAAATAGACAGCCAAAGAGAatcgaagatgaagaattCACAGTGACATTGCACAAGAAATGAAGCCTGAAGTAGCCCCAACAGAATATCTATCGAGTTaagagatatttgaagagtGAGTTATCTTCGGAGTTGTCGGTAATTCCATGtttgtcgatagtaacttggttagACATTGATGGTCATATTATGACgttcaattatagagatatataatacCTTGATTTCCTATATTATGAGGTgaaataaaactaattgaaattggattaatatctggaaaacacgtcagtatttatacctaacaaattgcacctattgaaccataagagacGGCGAcaagtgaagaattttcatcgtcatcacaccatttctagtcccgtagaatccacagtacaactgttatttcgtgttcattccatagactccctcgtagtcagactcctgaattgtaaacgtctcgcgatagattatcatccgatatctttccggtatcgattgatattctgttagggcttcatctggctttgtttattttgttttacagaccaattgtcttgtttctgatgcttataagtcatctctttaatatatcttacaatatcgatttatattttatttaaaaagaatgttttcttcggcgttgtcgatagtaacttggtttgacattgatgatgatactatgatattcaattatagagatatataattccttggttttctatatcatgaattgagataagactaattgaacttggattaacatctggaaaatacgtcagtatttatacctaatacttcgcacctattgaaccataagagaggacgacgagtgaagaattttcatcgtcatcacaccatttctagtcccatagaacccacagtacaactgttatttcatgttccatgccatagactccttcgtagtcagactcctgagttgtaaacgtctcgtgatagattatcatccgatatctttccattatcgattgacattctgttagggtttcatctgacttcgtttattttgttttacagaccaattgtctctttctgattcttataagtcatctctttaatatatcttacaatctcgatttatatttcaacatatttcaacaatttcaacatcaatGCATACCACTGGAGTTGTATTTGCTTCCAAACCTCAGATATCTCGGTAGTAACATCCGAAATTCTAAACTTCCCGTTAAATTCAAGGCTTTAGTAGCTCAGTCGGCAGAGCGTCAGTCTCATAATCTGAAGGTCGAGAGTTCGAACCTCCCCTAGAGCATTTTTTAATCTTTAAACATATCTATtacatttatttttttcattacaAATAAGCATGTTAATAATACCTCTTGTTATAACTCCTGTTATAACTGTTTAGTCTGTATTGACTTTGCCAATGCCAGTGAAAGCTAGCTTTCTTGTTAGGTATTATGATATCGATTTGATATCCCAATTAGGCAAAGGTCACATGACTTTTAGATTCTCGTGGTCTATCATGAATTtttagaattgaaaaataatattattatcatcTTCTAAGAGTAAACTGTTCCTGAGATATTGAAGACACAAGTATATCAATTGACGGGGTTCCCGCAAGTTTTATAGTACTGTTACTTGAGCCCTCATTATACTTGATTGACAGCTCTTTAACGGCAGCCCCATCTGTGCCAGAATAATAAGTGTAGATTACCCAAATACTCATGTCATTTAACGGTCAGATAGAACAATTTATTTCCAGGTTCAACAACCAAGATGCTGATATTCAAAGTAAACATTTAGCGGTACTGGAGCTGTGTGATATAATCGAATTCTTGAATAGTCCGGAAGAGTATCAAACGTTTTTAAGGAATGTGATACCTGTATTTGTGAAAGAACTCAAAAATGTAGCGCCATCATTTGATACAAGCacttttgataataaaTTGAGGTATTCAATACTGGACATACTAAATAGGTGTCCGATGAACGAAACATTTGAGCCATTTGCGGGTACCGTACTGGAAATACTGATACAAACATTACCCGCCGAAAATGAGGATAATGGTGTTCAATGTATGAAAATACTGACAgcacttttcaaatcttaTAAAGGAATGTTGCAGGACAGGGTAGAAGGCTTTGTTCAAATTATCATGCAGATATATAAGAATAGCGCGGAATCGGTGCGGAAAACTTTTGAGGAAGTGGATGACGCTCATGTGTCTTCAGATGACgaggaaaaagaagatagCCATTTAAATGGCACCGAAGTAGATTCACAAGGTGATAGTATTCATGTCAGAAATCCTTCTGGCCCTTCTGTTCTTTCCAAGTCAAGCATGTATTCCTTCAAGATACTCTCCGAGTGCCCCATAACGATGGTAACACTATATTCTTCATATAAGCAGCTGACAGCTACATCACTCCCGGAATTTACGCCACTAGTAATGGATCTTCTTAATATGCAAGTCAGAAAGCAACAGAAAGCTCGCGAAAAAGCCGAATTGAGAGGCGAACGTTATACAGCGGTGGTACCAGAAATTAAAAATAGGTCGGCTTATTGCGATTTCATATTGTCACAAATCAAGGCAACTTCATTTTTGGCTTATGTATTCATCAGAGGATACGCATCAGATTTTTTACAAAACTATGTTGGATTCATACCAGATTTAATTATCAGATTGTTACAAGATTGCCCGCCCGAACTCTCATCTGCTCGAAAAGAGTTGTTACATGCAACACGACACATACTTTCGACGAATTATAAAAGATTATTTTTGCCTAAACTAGATTATTTGTTCGATGAGAAAGTTTTAATTGGCACAGGTTTCACAATGCGTGAAACTCTTAGACCACTAGCATATAGTACTGTTGCAGATTTTATTCATAATGTAAGATCCGAATTGCAacttgatgatattgagaAGACAATAAAAATGTACACTCGGTATCTCTTGGATCAATCGTTGGCCTTAACGGTGCAAATTATGAGTGCGAAACTTTTACTCAATCTTGTGGAGAGGATATTGAAGTTAGGTAAGGAGAATCCAGCGGAATCTCCCAAAGCTAAGAAGCTCTTAATGGTCATTATTGATGCTTACACCAATAGGTTCAAAGTTTCCAATAGACAATACGACACAATTATGAAATATCATAAAGAGTACGAATCCAATAAGGCTTCGAAAGCAAAGGAGATTCAACAAGCTATGAAGTTAGATGTCAACGAAACAGAGGAATTTACCAAATATATCTTCAATTCCGCCCAACCCTCTATAGCGGGTTTTGATTCTACAGTCGTTGAAGGCACACAGGATACAGATGATGTTACGAAACATAAAGAAGAGCAGTCTGGGCCGATAGACAtgtttgatatcaaaaactaTGCGCCGATCTTGCTAACTCCAGCATCTACAAGCGATCCTATAAAGGATGCATTTTATCTATATCGCACATTGATGTCGTTTCTAAAGACGATAATTCATGATTTGAAAGTCTTTAATCCACCACCAACTGATTATACAGTTGCGAATCCAAAGCTGTGGGTATCCGTTTCCAGAGTTTTCTCATATGAAGAGGTTCTTGTACTGAAGGACTTGTTTCATGAATGTATAATTGGTCtaagatttttttcaagtaaCGCGGGAAAAAAACCATCTGAACCAGTAAAGAAACATTTTGACATTAATATGCCAAGTCTTCCGGTTTCTGCAACAAAAGATGGTAGAGAATTAATGGATTACCTAGCTTTTATGTTTATGCAAATGGATAACTCCACGTtcaatgaaattgttgaGTCAGAGATAGAATTTTTGTACCAATCTATGTTGGAAGATTCCGCTCTTCTCCATATTGCacaatcttttttgacaAGTGAGATAACCTCACCCAACTTTGCTGGTATTCTATTACGTTTTTTGAAAGCGAAATTGAGGGACCTCGGTAACGTTGATTTCATTAAATCGAACATTTTAATTCGTCTCTTCAAAC
It encodes the following:
- the YPS7 gene encoding putative aspartic endopeptidase (similar to Saccharomyces cerevisiae YPS7 (YDR349C); ancestral locus Anc_5.401), with translation MLPVDRRKSFFVITWSLLLCCCLAENHSASANGTETSTTRSAQFPTVVVGKDGNSLYYVNVTFGTPAQRQGLRVDIAQPYLWVLSDNQLSTCNSSVVGCNSSTKYEYNDSETATSLSDGHIYDFHFLDSIRINGTAVMDNLNFTNLDMGEDHIDEESSGNSPNNVSFYSTHLSIANASFFDAFFASYLTKGSLGLSAKISNTTSELNSDNFDNRFFFLDILTDMGIIECSSYSLWLGADTAPSSSSQVLESAYANSGKLIFGAVDPSLYYGPLTKLDMIPSYDPYTDGLTSSYPILPMGPIYIVSNTGKSLNMTAEEFLQPVLLDSRYTVNYLPLDTIVQVALQVGAIFVESLGNWLVPCTVANLGVHLDFTFAGTTITVPLGDFLSSTYDPISDTNIHFQNGDTACVLTMASRSRLGFNVLGGPFLKNIYLAVDLEGRSLAIAQARKVATRNYQSPSGSSTYLSPFINATSEIKAISSGYIPYATPGRLRSNITFYRDQFTAATTDIPDQFSAAIFSNALVSTGRSFYDTSRQRTSDTTSATPIESFVFSNSTSAAANRIFAPIKSPFALKDEKSTKVYVFSLLSILGVLSTVFLL